In Tautonia rosea, the genomic window GAGTCGACCCCGTACCGTTGGGTCGGGTCTGTCACCCTTGTTTGTGATGATCTGACCCCGTCCAGCTACAACCTTTCGGCGCCGTGGGTTTCGCGGAGGCCCATCCTTGACGATGGCAAACCCTGATCCCAGTCCCTCGATCGATCCTCTCTCGGAACTGCGAGGGAGGCTCGAAGCCGTGCTGGACCGTGACGTTCGTCCTGATCTCCGGGCCGATGGTGGCGAGATTGATGTGGTCGGCATCGACCCGGATCGGATTGTTCAAATCCGGCTTTCAGGTGCCTGTCAGGGCTGTTCGTCGGCTGCGATCGTCCTGGCGATGCAAATCGAGTCGGTTGTGAAGGCGCAAATTCCCGAGATCCGGTTCCTCGAACCGGTCCCTTGAGCGCTTCTCGTGCCCTTGATGATTGGTGCCGTTCCCAACGGATGAGCCCTTGTCGTCCGGAGTCGAGCATGCGATTCCAGGACGCAATGCCTCGAATCGTTCGTATTTTGATCCCTGGATCTCTGACGATCTGATCCGGTGCTCATCCGTCATGACCTTAGGTTCACAGAAAGCTCCGTCCGTCCAATCGAAGGGCGAGCCTCCCTGGCTCCGTCCGCGTTCGCTGTACGTCCACGTCCCGTTCTGTGCTCACAAGTGCGGATACTGTGACTTCGCATCACTCGCCGGGGTTGATGACCTGGCCGACCGTTACCTCGATGCGCTCGCTCAGGAGATGCGACGAGGGCTCAACGACCGGCCCAGCGTCGATACTATTTTCATCGGGGGAGGGACGCCAACCCGCCTTGATGCCCGGCAGTTGGAGCGGTTGTTGGCCCTCATTCAAGACCTGGTGGAATTGACCCCTAGTGGCGAGTGGACCGTGGAGGCCAACCCGGGAACCCTCGACGCGCAGAAGGTCCGGGTCCTGGCTGAAGGTGGGGTCAACCGAGTCAGCCTGGGAGCCCAGTCATTTCAACCGAGTTCGCTGAAGGCACTGGAGCGCAATCACCATCCGGAAGACGTTCCCCGAGCGGTCGAACTCATCCACCCCTGGTTCCAGCGTTGGTCGCTCGACTTGATCTTCGGAGCGCCGGGTTCCTCGCTTGGCCAGTGGAGCGATGACCTGGAACGGGCGATCGCCCTAGGCCCGTCGCATCTTTCCTGTTACGGTCTCGTTTACGAGAAAGGAACGTCGCTCTGGAAGCAGTGGAATGCTGGGGAAGTCCTGGCTGTGGCCGAGGAGGTTGAGCACGACATGTACGCCCTGACAATCGACCGGCTGTCGGATGCAGGGCTTCGTCACTATGAGATCTCCAACTTTGCCCGTCCAGGGCACGAGTCTCAGCACAACCTTGTCTACTGGGCCAACGACGCCTATTACGGCTTCGGGTTAGGGGCGACGAGGTACGTGGATGGGGTCCGATCGTCAAATACGAGGGATTTGCTCGCCTACCTTCGCCGGATCGAGAGCGGCCAGGAGGCCACGGGGCCAACTGAGCGACTCGGCTCGGAAGAACGTGCCAGGGAAACGGCCGTTCTGATGCTCCGAAGGCTCGAACTGGGGATTGATCGGCAGGATTTCCGACGGCGTTGCGGCCTCGACCTCGATGTCCTCTGTGGCGAATCACTCTCCCGCTCGGTCGCCCGAGGGTGGTTGATAGACGACGGCCGTCGGCTGAAACTCTCCAGAAGCGGTCTGTTCCTAGCAGATACAGTCATGAGCGATCTGCTCTGATCGAATCAGATCAGGAGGATCAGGATCTCGCGACTGTCCCAAGGAGGGGACTTCCCGATGGCTCGGATTGTCGTCGTGTCTGCCCTGCTTGTGTGGCTTTCCGGATGTGCCATGACGGGGCACCGGGAACCACTGGATGGTCGAGTGATCCCCTGCCCTTGCGAAGTCTCGGAACTTGCCGTGATCGCGGCGGAGCATCCTCAGGCGATCATCTCGCGAGACTCCGATCTGGCGACTGCTAAGTACCACCCTGGCGCCTTTGTGACGTATCGCGTGTTCGATCCGAGCACCGATGCGATCGCCGGGAATCAGTGTTCCTTTGATCGCAACGGCCGACTAATCGCGGCAGGCCCCGCCGCCGGGACGCCAGACTTCATTTCTCCCGAGCGGAGCGTTCTGGGACACTTTGTCGTCGATGTGCTTCCGTTCCATCGGTTCGGGTGGATGGAGTATCATCGAAGAGGCTGGGCGCCGGTATCGAGG contains:
- a CDS encoding NifU family protein, which gives rise to MANPDPSPSIDPLSELRGRLEAVLDRDVRPDLRADGGEIDVVGIDPDRIVQIRLSGACQGCSSAAIVLAMQIESVVKAQIPEIRFLEPVP
- the hemW gene encoding radical SAM family heme chaperone HemW, whose product is MTLGSQKAPSVQSKGEPPWLRPRSLYVHVPFCAHKCGYCDFASLAGVDDLADRYLDALAQEMRRGLNDRPSVDTIFIGGGTPTRLDARQLERLLALIQDLVELTPSGEWTVEANPGTLDAQKVRVLAEGGVNRVSLGAQSFQPSSLKALERNHHPEDVPRAVELIHPWFQRWSLDLIFGAPGSSLGQWSDDLERAIALGPSHLSCYGLVYEKGTSLWKQWNAGEVLAVAEEVEHDMYALTIDRLSDAGLRHYEISNFARPGHESQHNLVYWANDAYYGFGLGATRYVDGVRSSNTRDLLAYLRRIESGQEATGPTERLGSEERARETAVLMLRRLELGIDRQDFRRRCGLDLDVLCGESLSRSVARGWLIDDGRRLKLSRSGLFLADTVMSDLL